A genomic window from Salvia hispanica cultivar TCC Black 2014 chromosome 5, UniMelb_Shisp_WGS_1.0, whole genome shotgun sequence includes:
- the LOC125188693 gene encoding cytochrome P450 71D7-like: protein MAGLITTAAALILSAIFVFMFNYQKKYRNRKSIKLPPGPRKLPIIGNLHQISNPLFRCFRDLSNQYGPIMHLKVCESKGVVVSSPDLVKQILKDLDHVFADRRQHAFSDILMYGPSDIVFGPTGGYWRQMRKLCINELLSLKMVQLFQSIRSDETSRLIDSLRESSGRVVNFTEKIFFHSSSVTCRAAYGSVCEDSETLIKLTADASALASGFEIADLFPSWRIVGALSWTKRRFMAMRRELDVILDDVIERHKRNRVESEGGGGRRLGNSEFGSEDLVDVFLRVQEEGQLEFPIDNDNIKAVLFDLFVAGTDTSAGTIDWTITELLRHPQVMAKAQAEVRQALKGNSTQQSDIVHNLKYLKLVIKETMRLHPAFPMVSRASKEEQMINGYTIPAGEWVIVNIWGMHRDPRYWKDQEMFKPERFEDQSLDFVDGDCHFLPFGAGKRMCPGITFGLTNVEFTLAQLLYNFDWGLPEGVRAEDLDMTENDALTAPRKQNLSVVVSPYN from the exons ATGGCTGGCCTAATTACAACCGCTGCAGCTCTGATTCTGTCTGCAATCTTCGTCTTCATGTTCAATTATCAGAAGAAATACAGAAATCGCAAATCAATTAAACTGCCACCTGGCCCGAGAAAACTTCCTATAATCGGAAATCTCCACCAAATCAGCAATCCTCTCTTCCGCTGTTTTAGAGATCTATCCAATCAGTACGGCCCCATAATGCACCTCAAGGTCTGCGAGTCCAAGGGCGTCGTCGTCTCGTCTCCCGATTTGGTGAAACAAATCCTTAAAGATCTCGACCACGTCTTCGCCGATCGGCGGCAGCACGCCTTCTCCGATATCTTGATGTACGGCCCGAGCGACATCGTCTTCGGCCCCACCGGCGGCTACTGGCGCCAGATGAGGAAGCTCTGCATCAACGAGCTTTTGAGCCTTAAAATGGTGCAGCTGTTCCAATCCATCCGAAGCGACGAGACGTCGCGGCTGATCGATTCGCTGCGGGAATCTTCTGGAAGGGTCGTGAATTTCACGGAGAAGATCTTCTTCCACTCGAGCTCCGTCACTTGCCGGGCCGCGTACGGCAGCGTCTGCGAGGATAGTGAGACGTTGATCAAGCTGACGGCGGATGCGAGTGCGTTGGCCTCGGGGTTTGAGATCGCGGATCTGTTTCCGTCGTGGCGGATTGTTGGCGCGCTGAGCTGGACGAAGAGGCGGTTCATGGCGATGCGGCGGGAGCTCGATGTGATTCTGGATGATGTGATCGAGCGGCATAAGAGAAATCGGGTGGAGAGTGAAGGCGGGGGAGGCCGGAGATTGGGGAATTCGGAGTTTGGGAGTGAGGATTTGGTTGATGTGTTTCTTAGGGTTCAGGAGGAAGGGCAACTGGAATTTCCCATCGATAACGACAACATCAAGGCTGTCTTGTTT GATCTTTTCGTTGCCGGAACTGATACTTCAGCAGGAACTATTGACTGGACCATAACAGAACTGTTGAGGCACCCTCAAGTGATGGCAAAGGCACAAGCTGAAGTAAGACAAGCTCTAAAAGGAAATAGTACTCAACAAAGCGACATTGTTCATAATCTGAAATATCTTAAACTAGTGATCAAAGAGACTATGAGGCTGCACCCTGCGTTTCCGATGGTATCTAGAGCTTCCAAGGAGGAGCAAATGATCAATGGATACACCATACCTGCTGGAGAATGGGTGATTGTAAATATTTGGGGAATGCATAGGGACCCGAGGTACTGGAAAGACCAAGAGATGTTTAAGCCCGAGAGATTCGAGGATCAATCTTTGGATTTTGTAGATGGTGATTGTCATTTTCTGCCGTTTGGAGCTGGCAAAAGAATGTGCCCTGGCATAACGTTTGGTTTGACTAACGTCGAGTTTACTTTAGCCCAATTGCTCTACAACTTCGATTGGGGACTTCCAGAAGGTGTCCGTGCCGAGGATTTAGACATGACTGAGAATGATGCGCTGACAGCaccaagaaaacaaaatttatctGTGGTCGTCAGTCCATATAATTAG
- the LOC125188135 gene encoding premnaspirodiene oxygenase-like, whose translation MVELIITLTLSAIFFFLFNKWKNSINSNSMKKPPPGPRKLPIIGNLHQISNPPFRCFRDLSNQHGPLMQLKLCETTAVVVSSPELAKQMLKDLDPSFADKPRGVLPDIMFYRSSDVVFSPYGDYWRQMRKLCINDLLSPKMVRLFQSIRSDETSRLINSLRESSGRIVNLTEKVLLYSNSTTCRAACGGVVEDNETLLKLILESTQIITSFEIADLFPSSRVVAALSLTKRRLKAMRHKLDVILDSIIDRHKRNRVSGLGNSEFGSEDLVDVFLRVQEEGQLEFPIHNDNIKAVLYDIFLGGTDTSSTTIDWTMVELMRQPRVMAKAQDEVRQVMKGYNVEHNDGDVVYNFKYLKLVIKETLRLHPPAPLLPRACMDEQVVNGYTISVGEMVFVNIWAMHRDPSYWNDPEKFSPERFENQSVDFVGGDYHFLPFGTGKRMCPGMTFGLATVESALAQLLYNFDWKLPEGVAAQDLDMTENSGITAARKHDLFVVATPYK comes from the exons atgGTTGAGCTAATTATAACACTGACTCTATCtgcaattttcttcttcttgttcaacaaatggaaaaattcCATAAATAGCAACTCAATGAAGAAACCGCCACCCGGCCCGCGAAAACTTCCTATAATCGGAAATCTCCACCAAATCAGCAATCCTCCCTTCCGCTGCTTCAGAGATCTATCCAATCAACACGGCCCCTTAATGCAGCTCAAGCTCTGCGAGACGACTGCTGTCGTCGTCTCGTCGCCTGAGCTGGCAAAGCAAATGCTTAAGGACCTCGACCCCAGCTTCGCGGACAAGCCGCGGGGCGTGCTCCCCGACATCATGTTCTACCGGTCCAGCGACGTCGTTTTCAGCCCCTACGGCGACTACTGGCGCCAGATGAGGAAGCTCTGCATCAACGACCTTCTGAGCCCGAAAATGGTGCGACTCTTCCAATCCATCCGGAGCGACGAGACGTCGCGGCTGATCAATTCGCTGCGGGAATCTTCTGGAAGGATCGTGAATTTGACGGAGAAGGTCTTGCTGTACTCCAACTCCACCACTTGCCGCGCCGCCTGTGGCGGCGTCGTGGAGGATAATGAGACGCTCCTCAAGCTCATCCTCGAATCCACTCAGATCATCACAAGCTTTGAGATCGCGGATCTGTTCCCCTCGTCGAGGGTTGTGGCCGCCTTGAGCTTGACTAAGCGCCGGCTCAAGGCGATGCGCCACAAGCTCGACGTGATCTTGGATAGCATCATCGATCGGCATAAGAGAAATCGCGTCTCCGGCTTGGGGAATTCGGAGTTTGGGAGTGAGGATTTGGTTGATGTGTTTCTTAGGGTTCAGGAGGAAGGGCAACTGGAATTCCCCATCCATAATGATAACATCAAGGCTGTGTTGTAT GATATTTTCTTAGGCGGGACCGATACTTCGTCAACAACTATTGACTGGACGATGGTAGAGCTAATGAGGCAGCCTCGGGTCATGGCCAAGGCACAAGATGAAGTGAGACAAGTCATGAAAGGATATAATGTTGAACATAACGACGGCGACgttgtttataatttcaaatatttgaaattagtGATCAAAGAGACTCTGAGGTTGCACCCGCCAGCTCCACTGCTGCCTAGAGCTTGCATGGACGAACAAGTCGTCAATGGATACACCATATCGGTTGGAGAAATGgtatttgtaaatatttggGCGATGCACAGGGACCCGAGCTACTGGAATGATCCAGAGAAGTTTTCGCCCGAGAGATTCGAGAACCAGTCTGTGGATTTTGTGGGTGGTGATTATCACTTTTTGCCCTTTGGAACTGGAAAAAGAATGTGCCCTGGGATGACGTTTGGTTTGGCTACTGTGGAGTCGGCTTTAGCCCAATTGCTCTACAACTTTGATTGGAAACTTCCGGAAGGTGTCGCGGCTCAGGATTTAGACATGACTGAAAACAGCGGGATAACAGCCGCACGGAAACACGATTTGTTTGTAGTCGCCACTCCGTATAAATAG